A window from Neobacillus sp. PS3-40 encodes these proteins:
- a CDS encoding DMT family transporter gives MPIFYVLILLLTSFLWGGNFVFSKFLVEHASPMTLTILRWLIAIVLLLPLVLKKEKSLRIPKDSILPLFLMGFMGVVLFNMFQFLALARTSATNVGLISTLNPISIAVSSALLLHEKIKLPQIFSMMISLFGVLVVLSKGELNQLISLHFNSGDLWMIAAVIVWGIYSVCGKWAMKKVSPLMATFYSGVFGVLTVMPFNLTHFHIINVNTSFISAILYTGVISTVVCMLLWNMGVQKIGATNSGIFLNFNPIFTAILAFFILNEQMTWTELLGSIIVITGCYLFSFFGSKEKKIQVKAIHEKAIVHGD, from the coding sequence ATGCCAATTTTTTACGTATTGATTTTGTTATTAACTAGTTTTCTTTGGGGAGGAAATTTTGTCTTTAGTAAATTTCTGGTGGAGCATGCTTCCCCAATGACATTAACCATTTTACGTTGGTTAATTGCAATCGTATTACTCTTACCATTGGTATTGAAAAAAGAAAAAAGCCTGCGTATTCCTAAGGATTCGATTTTACCGTTATTTCTAATGGGATTTATGGGTGTAGTATTATTCAATATGTTTCAATTTTTAGCATTGGCACGTACTTCTGCCACAAACGTAGGATTAATTTCAACATTAAACCCCATTTCGATTGCTGTTTCATCAGCACTATTACTCCATGAAAAAATAAAGCTTCCGCAAATTTTTTCAATGATGATTTCATTATTTGGGGTTCTCGTTGTCCTCTCAAAGGGTGAACTCAATCAGCTTATTTCCCTACATTTTAATAGCGGTGATCTTTGGATGATTGCAGCCGTCATCGTCTGGGGGATATATTCTGTTTGCGGAAAATGGGCAATGAAAAAAGTATCTCCATTGATGGCAACATTCTATTCAGGTGTTTTCGGTGTATTGACTGTTATGCCCTTTAATCTTACCCATTTTCATATTATCAATGTGAATACCTCTTTTATTAGTGCTATTCTCTATACTGGAGTCATTTCAACTGTTGTATGCATGCTTTTATGGAATATGGGAGTTCAAAAAATAGGGGCAACAAATTCGGGGATATTCTTGAATTTCAATCCAATCTTCACTGCAATTCTAGCGTTTTTCATTTTAAATGAACAAATGACATGGACTGAATTACTAGGCAGCATTATCGTAATAACAGGTTGCTATTTATTTTCCTTTTTCGGTTCAAAAGAAAAAAAGATTCAGGTCAAGGCTATACATGAAAAAGCAATCGTTCATGGGGACTAA
- a CDS encoding Lrp/AsnC family transcriptional regulator, with protein sequence MIFLLDATDFLILNSLQKESQISNADLARHVNLSPPATHARVKRMEKEGYIDQQVAILNHRKLGFDLLCFIFVSTNIHQKEQLENLEGAMKTMPEVLECHCLTGEYDYLLKVANRNREELERFIRKLNLLSGVNRIQTSLSLREIKFSTALPILE encoded by the coding sequence CTGATTTTTTTGCTAGATGCTACTGATTTTTTGATTCTGAATAGTTTGCAAAAAGAATCACAGATAAGCAATGCTGATCTTGCCCGACACGTCAATTTATCTCCACCTGCAACACATGCCCGAGTAAAAAGGATGGAAAAGGAAGGATATATTGATCAGCAGGTTGCTATTTTAAACCATAGAAAACTTGGTTTTGATTTACTCTGCTTTATATTTGTGAGTACAAATATTCATCAGAAAGAACAACTTGAAAATTTAGAGGGTGCAATGAAAACTATGCCAGAAGTGCTTGAATGTCACTGCTTGACTGGAGAGTATGATTATCTATTGAAAGTAGCAAATCGAAATCGTGAGGAGTTGGAACGATTTATTAGAAAACTAAATTTGCTGTCCGGAGTAAATCGGATTCAGACGAGTTTATCGTTACGAGAAATTAAGTTTTCAACCGCATTGCCGATTCTGGAGTGA
- a CDS encoding GyrI-like domain-containing protein, with the protein MLYVQVIEKKEMKVVGIPWNGSYSQINKIPGLFAELQMRLDEVLDQTDEPVMIAPFHSRETELTYYVTTPVEKITFVPDGMVGFTIPAKNYVYATHNGTPGEIDHTYSKIYSWMKEYGYEKDHHALSLEVYDKDFKRLNSSKKQLSFDIYIPIKKG; encoded by the coding sequence ATGTTGTACGTTCAAGTCATTGAAAAGAAAGAAATGAAGGTTGTTGGAATCCCATGGAACGGCTCCTATTCACAAATTAACAAGATTCCAGGTTTGTTTGCAGAATTACAAATGCGGTTGGATGAAGTCTTAGATCAAACTGATGAACCGGTTATGATTGCCCCTTTCCATAGCAGGGAAACAGAATTGACCTATTATGTTACGACACCAGTCGAGAAAATAACCTTTGTTCCCGACGGTATGGTAGGGTTTACGATTCCAGCGAAAAATTATGTTTATGCAACACACAATGGAACTCCGGGGGAAATTGATCATACATATTCCAAAATATATTCTTGGATGAAAGAGTACGGATATGAAAAAGACCACCATGCATTAAGCTTAGAAGTGTATGATAAAGACTTCAAGAGGTTGAATTCATCAAAAAAACAGCTATCATTTGATATTTACATACCGATCAAGAAGGGTTAA
- the ribE gene encoding riboflavin synthase has protein sequence MFTGIVEEIGSISNIQKTGESYVLSIEAKKVLEDVQLGDSIAVNGVCLTVTSFSGKFFKVDVMPETVKSSSLRTLKRGSHVNLERAMAAGGRFGGHFVSGHIDGTGVIKSKKPFENAVYYEIEPDKEWLNYIILKGSICVDGTSLTVFEVTENSFTISLIPHTMSETILGGKDSGDVVNLECDMIGKYVGHFLNGSANGSNKKGKGSLTASFLEENGFK, from the coding sequence ATGTTTACCGGAATTGTTGAGGAAATTGGCTCCATCTCAAATATCCAAAAGACCGGGGAATCGTATGTCCTATCCATTGAAGCAAAAAAAGTTCTTGAGGATGTTCAGCTTGGTGATAGCATCGCTGTCAATGGCGTATGTCTAACCGTAACTTCTTTTTCAGGTAAATTTTTTAAGGTGGATGTAATGCCTGAAACTGTTAAATCCTCGAGTTTACGGACGCTTAAACGCGGTTCTCACGTCAACCTTGAACGGGCGATGGCTGCAGGTGGAAGATTTGGTGGACATTTTGTCTCAGGCCATATCGATGGAACAGGTGTGATTAAGAGCAAAAAACCATTTGAAAATGCAGTTTATTATGAAATTGAACCTGACAAAGAATGGCTGAATTATATTATTTTAAAAGGCTCTATTTGTGTCGATGGGACAAGCTTAACCGTGTTTGAAGTGACTGAGAATAGTTTTACAATTTCCTTAATCCCCCATACGATGTCTGAAACGATTTTAGGTGGTAAAGATTCAGGAGACGTTGTGAATTTGGAATGCGATATGATTGGCAAATATGTTGGGCATTTCTTAAATGGATCGGCAAATGGATCGAACAAAAAAGGAAAAGGTAGTCTTACTGCATCGTTTCTAGAAGAAAATGGATTCAAGTGA
- the ribE gene encoding 6,7-dimethyl-8-ribityllumazine synthase: protein MGHTFEGNLVGTGLKIGIVVGRFNEFITSKLLSGAQDALKRHGVNEADVDIAWVPGAFEIPLIAQKMANSKKYDAVITLGTVIRGATPHFDYVCNEAAKGVSATALNSGVPVVFGVLTTDSIEQAIERAGTKAGNKGWDSASSAIEMANLCKSIEQ, encoded by the coding sequence ATGGGACACACTTTTGAAGGAAATTTAGTTGGGACAGGTCTGAAAATTGGTATCGTTGTAGGACGTTTTAATGAGTTTATTACAAGTAAATTATTATCCGGTGCACAGGATGCTTTAAAGAGACATGGAGTAAATGAAGCAGATGTTGATATAGCTTGGGTTCCAGGTGCATTTGAAATTCCATTGATTGCCCAAAAAATGGCAAATAGTAAAAAATATGATGCAGTTATCACATTGGGAACCGTTATTCGTGGTGCAACTCCACACTTTGATTATGTTTGCAATGAAGCAGCAAAAGGAGTTTCAGCAACAGCATTAAATAGTGGTGTTCCAGTAGTTTTTGGTGTTCTAACAACAGATTCAATCGAACAGGCAATTGAAAGAGCAGGAACAAAAGCTGGAAATAAAGGTTGGGACTCAGCGAGCTCAGCAATTGAAATGGCTAATTTATGTAAGAGTATCGAGCAATAG
- a CDS encoding DUF4430 domain-containing protein — MVRRNAKILLVFLFVFGLVLSGFQRQVSAAEQVAKGTITVEGNTGTLVPATAVTYEQGETAFDVLVNAVGENNVHYSNESYGKMITGINGLEVQGTFFWGFYINGISAPIGADSYKVHDGDQVSFRYIDWTKTPENTASVKVVGNNNKVLITPSPIEIIGHPTAFQFLQVAIGAENVGYSDSQYGKMINTIKGLAAEGSNYWAFYVNGKMASVGADSYPLQPGDQISFQYESWQAPTNGDPNAGTAEPAKTGTATKEMIQKALNGTSQYVLKNQVTDWEAIALKQAGKSIPLTYLENVKKLVKEKNGHFSKITDTERHVLGIVAAGADPTTIEGFNLVKSIYNGNVTKQGLNGVAYALIALDSANFQVPNSAIWTRQKLENQLLEKQNKDGGWTWDGSTTSDPDTTAMVLTALAPYKNKVNVKTKVNSAVQFLSKKFLDGKIDNSSTAAQVVIALSALNIDANGVLFTKENSSLMNFLLSFQNTDGGFDWQGGDKSDIFSTEQGVQALAAYKLKLEGKGSLYHLPLLAKQQQQVVKKPASQQGHPLPNTATNSLNLLTIGMLLVLIGFIFYAMQKKRYLK; from the coding sequence ATGGTAAGACGTAATGCAAAAATACTCTTGGTATTCCTGTTTGTTTTTGGGCTAGTCTTAAGTGGGTTTCAGAGGCAAGTTTCAGCTGCAGAGCAAGTGGCAAAAGGAACAATTACTGTTGAAGGAAATACGGGTACACTTGTACCAGCAACGGCAGTTACCTATGAGCAAGGTGAAACGGCTTTCGATGTATTAGTAAATGCGGTTGGTGAAAATAATGTCCATTATTCAAACGAATCCTATGGAAAAATGATTACAGGAATCAATGGATTAGAAGTTCAAGGAACGTTTTTTTGGGGTTTCTACATCAATGGGATTTCTGCTCCAATTGGAGCAGATTCTTATAAGGTTCATGATGGTGATCAAGTAAGTTTCCGCTATATTGATTGGACGAAAACACCTGAAAATACTGCTTCTGTTAAGGTTGTTGGAAATAATAATAAGGTCCTAATTACTCCTTCACCAATTGAAATTATCGGTCATCCGACAGCCTTTCAATTTTTACAAGTTGCAATTGGTGCAGAAAATGTAGGTTATAGCGATTCACAATACGGAAAAATGATCAATACGATTAAGGGCCTTGCCGCAGAAGGGTCCAATTACTGGGCATTCTACGTTAATGGGAAAATGGCAAGTGTTGGAGCAGACAGCTATCCACTTCAGCCTGGTGATCAAATCAGCTTCCAGTATGAGTCTTGGCAAGCCCCAACGAATGGGGACCCAAACGCCGGAACGGCAGAACCGGCCAAAACCGGAACTGCTACGAAAGAGATGATCCAAAAGGCACTCAATGGAACAAGTCAATATGTCCTGAAAAATCAAGTTACGGATTGGGAAGCCATTGCTTTAAAACAAGCAGGAAAAAGTATTCCATTAACATATTTAGAAAACGTAAAGAAGCTAGTGAAAGAGAAGAACGGTCATTTTTCTAAAATCACCGATACGGAACGACATGTATTAGGGATTGTTGCAGCAGGTGCTGATCCAACAACGATTGAAGGTTTTAACCTAGTAAAGTCCATTTATAATGGCAATGTTACAAAGCAAGGATTAAATGGTGTGGCATATGCGCTAATTGCTCTAGATAGTGCAAACTTTCAGGTACCAAATTCAGCTATATGGACGAGACAGAAATTAGAAAACCAACTATTGGAGAAGCAAAATAAAGATGGTGGCTGGACATGGGATGGAAGTACAACAAGTGATCCTGATACTACAGCAATGGTCTTAACTGCTTTGGCTCCCTATAAAAATAAGGTAAATGTGAAAACCAAGGTTAACTCAGCGGTACAATTTTTATCTAAAAAGTTCCTTGATGGTAAAATCGATAACAGTTCAACAGCTGCTCAAGTAGTTATTGCCCTCTCAGCATTAAACATAGATGCAAATGGAGTGTTATTCACAAAAGAAAATAGCAGTCTAATGAACTTCTTGTTATCTTTCCAGAATACAGATGGCGGTTTTGATTGGCAGGGTGGGGATAAAAGTGATATTTTCTCAACTGAACAAGGTGTTCAGGCACTTGCGGCTTACAAGCTTAAATTGGAAGGGAAAGGCTCACTGTATCATTTACCTTTACTTGCCAAACAGCAACAACAAGTGGTGAAGAAACCGGCAAGTCAGCAGGGCCATCCATTGCCAAACACCGCAACGAATTCTCTAAATCTACTTACAATAGGTATGTTGCTTGTTCTAATTGGGTTCATTTTCTATGCCATGCAAAAGAAAAGGTATCTTAAGTAA
- a CDS encoding DUF4430 domain-containing protein, whose product MKQLVKMITLLFVLSLTFSLMGCNATPNTSKEQSKSVKTTETTKIKSEIATKPEGSKVTTNKQKGSNENVSTKVSPKPQNTTATEKPTTNVVVKNQTTPASKQTEAVVQKKTATAATSSTPKTSTTSKGSQVPLPTVTLSITGPKDHRAILATSRVNIKDGNTILEVLLKATQKNGIDVDFDGSGSTAYVNGIDNFYEFDYGPKSGWLFKLNGISLTKSIGIVKIKAGDRIECYYTE is encoded by the coding sequence ATGAAGCAACTAGTTAAAATGATTACCCTCCTGTTTGTTCTTTCATTAACATTCAGCTTAATGGGCTGCAATGCTACTCCTAATACATCTAAAGAACAATCAAAAAGTGTAAAAACAACAGAAACAACTAAAATAAAGAGTGAGATAGCTACTAAACCAGAAGGTTCTAAAGTAACCACTAATAAGCAAAAAGGTAGCAACGAGAATGTTTCAACCAAAGTAAGTCCAAAGCCACAAAATACGACTGCAACTGAGAAGCCAACCACAAATGTAGTGGTTAAAAACCAAACAACGCCTGCCTCCAAACAAACAGAGGCGGTTGTTCAAAAGAAAACAGCAACAGCTGCAACAAGTTCTACCCCAAAAACAAGTACAACATCAAAAGGTAGCCAGGTTCCGTTACCAACTGTCACGTTATCGATAACTGGTCCAAAGGATCATCGGGCGATCCTCGCTACATCAAGAGTAAACATTAAGGATGGCAACACCATCCTAGAAGTTCTTTTGAAGGCTACTCAAAAGAATGGAATCGATGTGGATTTTGACGGTAGTGGCTCAACTGCCTATGTTAACGGTATCGATAATTTCTACGAGTTTGATTATGGTCCCAAGAGTGGTTGGCTATTCAAACTAAATGGAATAAGCCTTACAAAAAGTATTGGTATAGTAAAAATAAAAGCGGGTGACCGGATTGAATGCTATTATACGGAATAA
- a CDS encoding energy-coupling factor transporter transmembrane component T: MSNRFERFHPLVSFMFYAGSLSLLILMLHPIFLLIGFVVILAINYHDDRLSGLRRWVIFIMTTGLLIIFFNPLFNERGRHTLFEIGQHRFTVEAVTYGGMSAFSIMGVMALFVSYNEVMTPNKLLFLFSKFMPQFAILLMLTLRFIPLMRRRLAEISAIQMSKGISVRNGKWKSRVKAGMQYVQVLLTYSLEEAIQTADSMKARGYGRGKQRSSYEYFRFQKKDGIALLYLVVLFVLILIGRFLGYGLLNVYPLMESWRFTSMDTACLITYLLFLCFPLLVEMGGMNRWRISN, translated from the coding sequence ATGTCAAACCGATTTGAGCGGTTTCACCCGCTAGTTTCATTTATGTTTTATGCTGGCTCTCTCTCACTTTTGATCCTGATGCTTCACCCCATCTTTTTATTAATAGGGTTTGTAGTTATTTTGGCAATCAACTACCATGATGATCGCTTAAGTGGCTTAAGGCGCTGGGTCATTTTTATTATGACAACAGGTTTATTGATCATTTTCTTTAATCCTCTATTTAATGAGAGAGGCCGCCATACATTATTTGAAATTGGACAGCACCGGTTTACGGTAGAAGCAGTTACCTACGGTGGAATGAGTGCATTTTCGATCATGGGTGTGATGGCACTATTTGTCTCATATAATGAAGTAATGACGCCGAATAAGCTCTTGTTTTTATTTTCAAAATTTATGCCACAGTTTGCGATCTTACTTATGCTAACGCTCCGATTTATTCCGTTGATGAGAAGGAGATTGGCAGAGATTTCAGCTATTCAAATGAGTAAGGGAATTTCAGTTCGAAACGGAAAGTGGAAATCAAGAGTAAAGGCGGGGATGCAATACGTTCAAGTATTGCTGACCTATTCGCTTGAAGAAGCCATTCAAACAGCTGATTCCATGAAAGCAAGGGGGTATGGGCGAGGAAAGCAGCGCTCATCCTATGAATATTTTCGATTTCAAAAAAAGGATGGTATAGCACTTCTATACTTGGTTGTGTTATTTGTCCTTATCCTGATCGGTCGGTTTTTGGGATACGGATTATTAAACGTATATCCACTGATGGAATCGTGGCGGTTTACTAGTATGGATACTGCTTGCCTTATCACCTATTTATTATTTTTGTGTTTTCCACTTTTGGTTGAAATGGGAGGGATGAACCGGTGGCGTATATCGAATTGA
- a CDS encoding energy-coupling factor transporter ATPase, with amino-acid sequence MAYIELNNISFTYPDASQPAIRNLSLQIEKGQFVVLFGSSGSGKSTLLRLLKKEIQPHGNLSGTIHVNGRPLQEKNEIGFVFQDPENQVVADDVLHEIVFGLENLGLSTNEMRSRVAEMVHFFGVESLLLRKTHELSGGKKQQINLASVLLMQPDILLLDEPTAQLDPVSSRELLDMLIRLNDEFGMTIILAEHRLEEVFTVADKIIMMEKGTILIEGDPRDVLEEVWNSPNKAYVPSIPSLFFQKNGQGSVPLTVKEGKKWIRNGINLEKEKKTQVSFEEECMKAKNIFFRYEKKSDFILNELDFSLHKGEFYALLGGNGSGKSTLLKIVGGMLKPEQGKIHFEKKDSKRDQTIGYLPQNPKLFFIQDTVGKEIQDTIEKWGGEAEQLLEDLGIAHLVNCHPYDLSGGELQKTALACLLLRKPEILLLDEPTKGLDPISKENLAKILNRLNADGVTILMSTHDIEFAAQYASKCGMMFQGKITSEDHPENFFKGNFFYTTMTQRLFRHVDMVEEAVQPCES; translated from the coding sequence GTGGCGTATATCGAATTGAACAATATTTCATTTACCTATCCGGATGCATCACAGCCAGCCATTAGGAATCTTTCCCTTCAAATTGAAAAAGGTCAATTTGTTGTGCTTTTTGGTTCTTCAGGCTCCGGGAAAAGTACACTTTTACGATTATTGAAAAAAGAAATACAACCACATGGAAATCTCTCGGGTACTATTCATGTGAACGGACGACCCTTGCAAGAGAAAAATGAGATTGGCTTTGTTTTTCAAGATCCAGAAAACCAGGTTGTGGCAGACGATGTTCTCCATGAGATTGTGTTTGGGCTGGAGAACCTGGGGCTTTCCACTAACGAAATGCGTAGTCGGGTGGCTGAAATGGTCCACTTTTTTGGGGTTGAGTCTCTATTGCTTCGAAAAACGCATGAGCTTTCTGGAGGGAAAAAACAGCAAATCAATCTTGCTTCTGTCCTCCTTATGCAACCTGATATTTTATTGTTGGATGAACCAACTGCCCAATTAGATCCGGTCAGTTCCAGGGAACTATTAGACATGCTCATAAGACTAAACGATGAATTCGGGATGACGATTATCCTTGCCGAGCATCGTCTCGAGGAAGTTTTTACTGTTGCCGATAAAATTATCATGATGGAAAAGGGGACAATTTTGATTGAAGGGGATCCTAGAGATGTCTTAGAAGAAGTCTGGAATTCTCCCAATAAAGCTTATGTACCAAGCATTCCCTCATTATTTTTTCAAAAGAATGGACAGGGGAGTGTTCCGTTAACGGTAAAGGAAGGGAAAAAGTGGATTCGTAATGGGATCAACTTGGAAAAAGAGAAAAAAACTCAGGTTTCCTTCGAAGAAGAATGTATGAAAGCTAAAAATATTTTTTTTCGCTATGAAAAGAAAAGTGATTTTATTCTGAACGAACTAGATTTTTCCCTTCATAAAGGTGAATTTTATGCTCTCTTAGGCGGAAATGGATCAGGAAAATCGACCCTTCTAAAAATAGTCGGAGGCATGTTAAAACCTGAACAAGGCAAGATTCACTTTGAAAAAAAGGACTCGAAAAGGGATCAAACTATCGGTTACTTACCGCAAAATCCTAAGCTATTTTTTATCCAAGATACGGTAGGAAAAGAAATTCAAGATACGATTGAAAAATGGGGTGGTGAGGCTGAACAGCTTCTAGAGGATCTTGGAATTGCGCATTTAGTGAATTGCCATCCCTATGACTTAAGCGGAGGGGAGTTGCAAAAGACTGCCCTTGCTTGTTTGCTTTTAAGAAAGCCGGAAATTTTATTGTTGGATGAGCCTACAAAAGGATTAGATCCGATTTCAAAGGAAAATTTAGCGAAGATACTTAACAGACTTAATGCAGATGGAGTGACTATTTTAATGTCGACTCATGACATTGAATTTGCTGCACAATATGCGTCAAAATGTGGGATGATGTTTCAAGGAAAGATTACTTCAGAGGATCACCCGGAAAACTTCTTTAAAGGTAATTTCTTCTACACCACAATGACTCAAAGACTTTTCCGTCATGTGGACATGGTAGAAGAGGCGGTCCAACCATGCGAGTCATAA